One genomic window of Halorubrum hochsteinianum includes the following:
- a CDS encoding TRAM domain-containing protein, with protein MADCPLADECPSFDERIEGMGCQHYGNKGGAEWCNHYDMPIYELKQQPVQPGEVVTVEVDDIHESGAGVGRTDDGFIVLVDGLLPPARAEVKIHRVKSSHATAQDVVERLPDDPEDEEADDATDADDGEIDADDDENHRRDRPDRERLGSRENFWGK; from the coding sequence ATGGCGGACTGTCCACTCGCCGACGAATGCCCCAGTTTCGACGAACGGATCGAGGGAATGGGGTGTCAACACTACGGCAACAAAGGCGGCGCGGAGTGGTGTAACCACTACGACATGCCGATCTACGAGCTGAAACAGCAGCCGGTCCAGCCCGGCGAGGTCGTCACCGTCGAGGTCGACGACATCCACGAGAGCGGTGCCGGCGTCGGCCGCACCGACGACGGGTTCATCGTCCTCGTCGACGGCCTGCTCCCCCCGGCGCGCGCCGAGGTGAAGATCCACCGGGTGAAGTCCAGCCACGCGACGGCACAGGACGTGGTCGAGCGCCTCCCCGACGACCCGGAAGACGAGGAGGCCGACGACGCGACCGACGCGGACGACGGCGAGATCGACGCGGACGACGACGAGAACCACCGCCGCGACCGCCCGGACCGCGAGCGACTCGGCAGCCGCGAGAACTTCTGGGGCAAGTGA
- a CDS encoding succinylglutamate desuccinylase/aspartoacylase family protein, which produces MHTSRSLTLARLPSGVPIRTTVHAYGEGELVDGDDGPELDAPADSPVVYAQAAQHGREVNGAAVLRRLHDRLVGAASEAADAPEPGGGEEPSAADLDGTLVTVPVADPLTFDRVSYTTPESLDSRQPNMNRCWPGDPEGSLHERMAARLWAFASEADAVVDLHTGSPAMATHTVYMRGDEDCRGLAEAFGTDLLLAEAAGDDADTEWDERGFAGKFRVAATREGIPTITPELAHSREVVPEAVATGVTGMLGVLRREGLLGGDPDPWDGTVARNHLGRVIADDSGLFVPEPNLAVGDRVEDGERVGEVFDPTTFETLQVARADRDGIAYSVARESTVTAGATLVGVAERIDGE; this is translated from the coding sequence ATGCACACCAGTCGCAGCCTCACCCTCGCTCGGCTCCCCTCGGGCGTGCCGATCCGGACGACCGTCCACGCGTACGGCGAGGGCGAACTCGTCGACGGCGACGACGGCCCCGAACTCGACGCACCGGCGGACTCGCCGGTCGTGTACGCGCAGGCGGCACAGCACGGCCGCGAGGTGAACGGGGCCGCGGTCCTCCGGCGACTCCACGACCGGCTCGTCGGGGCGGCGTCCGAAGCCGCGGACGCCCCCGAGCCCGGCGGCGGGGAGGAACCGTCGGCCGCCGACCTCGACGGGACGCTCGTGACGGTCCCCGTCGCCGACCCGCTCACGTTCGACCGCGTGTCGTACACGACGCCGGAGTCGCTCGATTCGCGGCAGCCGAACATGAACCGGTGTTGGCCCGGCGACCCCGAGGGATCGCTCCACGAGCGGATGGCGGCCCGGCTCTGGGCGTTCGCGAGCGAGGCCGACGCGGTCGTCGACCTCCACACCGGGTCGCCGGCGATGGCGACGCACACGGTGTACATGCGCGGCGACGAGGACTGCCGCGGGCTGGCGGAGGCGTTCGGCACCGACCTCCTGCTCGCGGAGGCGGCCGGGGACGACGCGGACACGGAGTGGGACGAACGCGGGTTCGCCGGGAAGTTCCGCGTCGCCGCCACCCGCGAGGGGATCCCGACGATCACGCCCGAACTCGCCCACAGCCGGGAGGTCGTTCCGGAGGCGGTCGCGACCGGCGTGACGGGGATGCTCGGCGTGTTGCGGCGCGAGGGGCTGCTCGGCGGCGACCCCGACCCGTGGGACGGGACCGTCGCGCGCAACCACCTCGGTCGGGTGATCGCCGACGACTCCGGGCTGTTCGTCCCCGAACCGAACCTCGCCGTCGGGGATCGGGTCGAGGACGGGGAGCGCGTCGGCGAGGTGTTCGACCCGACGACGTTCGAGACGCTTCAGGTCGCGCGCGCCGACCGCGACGGGATCGCGTACTCGGTCGCCCGGGAGTCGACCGTCACCGCGGGCGCGACGCTCGTCGGCGTCGCCGAGCGGATCGACGGCGAGTGA
- a CDS encoding DEAD/DEAH box helicase, with protein sequence MATEAAGIDRDLLVDGFLQRRRYQLQLADAAADEHTLVCLPTGLGKTTVSLLVTAERLHEAGGKALFLAPTKPLVQQHADFYREALSIPDDEVVVFTGDVKPDDRAALWDDARIVIATPQVVENDLVGNRISLRDVTHLTFDECHRATGDYAYVYIAERYHADAADPLVTGMSASPGGDTEEIETVCENLGLVNVEVMTEEDADVDEYTHDTDVQWEQVTLPDEVLAIRDALNEVITDRLEKLKSLGVTNTTNPDLSQKDLNAMRGKLKKMMDNDQSDGYKGMSTHAEVMKLRRATELVETQSVESVRRYFERQREAARSSGASKASQRMVADPKVREAMRKAESFDGLHPKFSKARILLAETLGINEGERAILFTESRDTAEALVEFLSASFDVRKFVGQGDKDGSDGMSQKQQQETLDEFKAGEFEVLVSTSVAEEGLDVPEVDLVCFYEPVPTAIRSIQRKGRTGRQAEGKVVVLMAEDTRDEAFFWISRRREKEMASQLAELKEATDDIEETVGDDGQAGLDAFSGGSDGEGDDADAEVDEGADDAGEESGGDGETDAGLTDFAAEARDGAEGDGEETAEEETGEDDDNDDDGVVATAGVDDGVEVVVDQRELDSSIAKDLSTRDGLVTRLETLAVGDYVLSDRVAVERKSAADFVDSMLDSDRSMFEQVGELSRAYARPVMVVEGTNLYGQRDIDPNAIRGALASLAVDFDVSVLRTEGEEDTTELLATVAKREQETRDREVSVHGEKTTKTRAEQQEYVVSSIADIGPVTARTLLEHFGTVEAVMTAPEDDLLEVDGVGPVTAERIREVVGSEYE encoded by the coding sequence ATGGCGACCGAAGCCGCCGGGATCGACCGAGACCTGCTCGTCGACGGGTTCCTACAGCGACGCCGTTACCAGCTCCAGCTGGCTGACGCCGCCGCCGACGAACACACCCTCGTCTGTCTCCCGACCGGCCTCGGCAAGACGACGGTCAGCCTGCTCGTCACCGCGGAACGGCTCCACGAGGCGGGCGGGAAGGCGCTCTTTTTGGCCCCCACGAAACCCCTCGTCCAGCAGCACGCGGACTTCTACCGCGAGGCGCTCTCGATCCCCGACGACGAGGTCGTCGTGTTCACGGGCGACGTGAAGCCCGACGACCGCGCGGCGCTGTGGGACGACGCCCGGATCGTGATCGCGACCCCGCAGGTGGTCGAGAACGACCTCGTCGGCAACCGGATCTCGCTGCGGGACGTGACCCACCTCACGTTCGACGAGTGCCACCGCGCGACCGGCGACTACGCGTACGTGTACATCGCGGAGCGCTACCACGCCGACGCGGCCGACCCGCTCGTCACCGGGATGTCGGCCTCGCCCGGCGGCGACACCGAGGAGATCGAGACGGTCTGTGAGAACCTCGGGCTGGTCAACGTCGAGGTGATGACCGAGGAGGACGCCGACGTCGACGAGTACACCCACGACACCGACGTCCAGTGGGAGCAGGTCACCCTCCCGGACGAGGTGCTCGCGATCCGCGACGCGCTCAACGAGGTGATCACCGACCGGCTGGAGAAGCTCAAGTCGCTCGGCGTGACGAACACGACGAACCCCGACCTGTCACAGAAGGACCTCAACGCGATGCGGGGGAAGCTGAAGAAGATGATGGACAACGACCAGTCGGACGGGTACAAGGGGATGTCCACCCACGCCGAGGTGATGAAGCTCCGGCGCGCGACCGAACTGGTCGAGACGCAGTCGGTCGAGTCCGTCCGGCGCTACTTCGAGCGCCAGCGCGAGGCCGCCAGGTCGTCGGGCGCGTCGAAGGCGAGCCAGCGGATGGTCGCGGACCCGAAGGTGCGCGAGGCGATGCGGAAGGCGGAGTCGTTCGACGGCCTCCACCCGAAGTTCTCGAAGGCCCGGATCCTGCTCGCGGAGACGCTCGGGATCAACGAGGGCGAGCGCGCCATCCTGTTCACCGAGTCCCGCGACACCGCGGAGGCGCTCGTGGAGTTCCTCTCCGCGAGCTTCGACGTGCGGAAGTTCGTCGGGCAGGGCGACAAGGACGGCTCCGACGGGATGAGCCAGAAACAGCAGCAGGAGACGCTCGACGAGTTCAAGGCCGGCGAGTTCGAGGTGCTCGTCTCCACGAGCGTCGCCGAGGAGGGGCTGGACGTGCCCGAGGTCGATCTGGTCTGCTTCTACGAACCGGTCCCGACCGCGATCCGCTCGATCCAGCGCAAGGGGCGGACCGGCCGGCAGGCCGAGGGGAAGGTGGTCGTCCTGATGGCCGAGGACACCCGCGACGAGGCGTTCTTCTGGATCTCGCGCCGCCGCGAGAAGGAGATGGCGAGCCAGCTCGCCGAGCTGAAGGAGGCGACCGACGACATCGAGGAGACCGTCGGCGACGACGGGCAGGCCGGCCTCGACGCGTTCTCCGGGGGATCCGACGGCGAGGGCGACGACGCGGACGCCGAAGTCGACGAGGGGGCGGACGACGCGGGCGAGGAGTCCGGCGGCGACGGGGAGACCGACGCCGGACTCACGGACTTCGCGGCCGAAGCCCGGGACGGAGCGGAAGGCGACGGCGAGGAGACCGCCGAGGAGGAGACCGGCGAAGACGACGATAATGACGACGACGGCGTCGTCGCGACCGCGGGCGTCGACGACGGGGTCGAGGTCGTCGTCGACCAGCGCGAGCTCGACTCCTCGATCGCGAAGGACCTCTCGACGCGCGACGGGCTCGTCACGCGGCTGGAGACGCTCGCGGTCGGCGACTACGTGCTCTCCGACCGGGTCGCCGTCGAGCGGAAGTCCGCGGCCGACTTCGTCGACTCCATGCTCGATTCCGACCGCTCGATGTTCGAGCAGGTCGGCGAGCTCTCGCGGGCGTACGCCCGCCCCGTGATGGTCGTCGAGGGGACGAACCTCTACGGGCAGCGCGACATCGACCCCAACGCGATCCGCGGCGCGCTCGCGTCGCTCGCGGTCGACTTCGACGTGAGCGTCCTCCGGACTGAGGGCGAGGAGGACACCACCGAACTGCTCGCGACGGTCGCGAAACGGGAACAGGAGACGCGCGACCGCGAGGTGAGCGTCCACGGCGAGAAGACGACGAAGACCCGCGCCGAACAGCAGGAGTACGTCGTCTCCTCCATCGCCGACATCGGCCCGGTCACCGCGCGCACCCTGCTCGAACACTTCGGCACGGTCGAGGCCGTGATGACCGCGCCCGAGGACGACCTGCTGGAGGTCGACGGCGTCGGCCCGGTGACCGCGGAGCGCATCCGCGAAGTCGTCGGGAGCGAGTACGAGTAA
- a CDS encoding DUF5807 family protein has translation MSNLDEFLAGERLDDVVFYVSDAYLDDDSRLRSVGTEVDGGVRLILDGETGRSAFQAGTGMGAMEFAKTAMGAEGEIARSLDDGACPFAAENPDDDHGIRFVFAFAEAQNEEVGGLYAEGDVVHAYAHCTCGESYSHKWVVGDRDD, from the coding sequence ATGAGCAACCTCGACGAGTTCCTCGCGGGCGAGCGGCTCGACGACGTGGTCTTCTACGTGAGCGACGCGTACCTCGACGACGACTCCCGGCTCCGGAGCGTCGGCACCGAGGTCGACGGCGGCGTCCGGCTGATCCTCGACGGCGAGACCGGCCGGTCCGCGTTCCAGGCCGGTACGGGCATGGGCGCGATGGAGTTCGCGAAGACGGCGATGGGGGCCGAAGGCGAGATCGCGCGCTCGCTCGACGACGGGGCGTGTCCCTTCGCCGCGGAGAACCCCGACGACGACCACGGGATCCGGTTCGTCTTCGCGTTCGCGGAGGCGCAAAACGAGGAGGTCGGCGGGCTCTACGCCGAGGGCGACGTGGTCCACGCGTACGCCCACTGTACCTGCGGCGAGAGCTACTCGCACAAGTGGGTCGTCGGCGACCGCGACGACTGA
- a CDS encoding Tfx family DNA-binding protein, with the protein MVADDGHPDPADVDADSVLDRAGFDADESVLTRRQAEVLALRERGLRQSDIADRLGTSRANVSSVEASARDNVESARETVAFAEALSAPVRVEIEAGTDLYDAPKRVYDACDEAGVKVNQTAPELMRAIGDRAGDAVHGREVRRRLFVTVAADGQIRVRRP; encoded by the coding sequence ATGGTGGCAGACGACGGGCACCCCGACCCCGCGGACGTCGACGCCGACTCGGTCCTCGACCGGGCGGGGTTCGACGCCGACGAGAGCGTGCTCACCCGCCGACAGGCGGAGGTGCTGGCGCTCCGCGAGCGCGGGCTCCGGCAGTCGGACATCGCGGACCGGCTCGGCACCTCGCGTGCGAACGTCTCCAGCGTCGAGGCGAGCGCCCGCGACAACGTCGAGAGCGCCCGCGAGACGGTCGCGTTCGCTGAGGCGCTGTCAGCGCCGGTCCGCGTCGAGATCGAGGCGGGGACCGACCTCTACGACGCCCCCAAGCGCGTGTACGACGCCTGCGACGAGGCCGGCGTGAAGGTGAACCAGACCGCGCCGGAGCTGATGCGAGCGATCGGCGACCGCGCGGGCGACGCGGTCCACGGCCGCGAGGTCCGCCGCCGGCTGTTCGTCACGGTCGCGGCGGACGGACAGATCCGGGTCCGACGACCGTAA
- a CDS encoding MBL fold metallo-hydrolase, whose product MRVTLLGTGDTTGTPTVGCDCDTCRTARERGVSRSRFSVHVANERTGESLLVDFSPDFRQQFLAADVPLPDAGLVTHIHFDHLDGLGNVYRLVDGLPVHAPSETDPATDESVAETIRRKYDYLEDRIGVHARDPFEPFETCGFEVRFVPVDHPPLVCYGVVIEEPETGAKLSLTGDTSYDVPERSREALADPDLLLADAIVPASLCDHHPIGGRHEGPDGVPRTFGTKHMTREGALALADDLDAHRTRLVHLAHYYPADEAFEEPLAVDGETYEL is encoded by the coding sequence ATGCGCGTCACCCTGCTCGGGACGGGCGACACGACCGGGACCCCGACGGTCGGCTGCGACTGCGACACCTGTCGGACGGCCCGCGAGCGCGGGGTGTCGCGGTCGCGCTTCTCTGTCCACGTCGCCAACGAGCGCACCGGAGAGTCGCTGCTCGTCGACTTCAGCCCGGACTTCAGACAGCAGTTCCTCGCGGCCGACGTCCCCCTCCCGGACGCCGGGCTCGTGACGCACATCCACTTCGATCACCTCGACGGGCTCGGGAACGTCTACCGCCTCGTCGACGGGCTCCCGGTCCACGCCCCGTCTGAGACCGACCCTGCGACCGACGAGAGCGTCGCGGAGACGATCCGCCGCAAGTACGACTATCTCGAAGACCGGATCGGCGTCCACGCCCGCGACCCGTTCGAGCCGTTCGAGACCTGCGGGTTCGAGGTTCGGTTCGTCCCTGTCGATCACCCCCCGCTCGTCTGTTACGGCGTCGTGATCGAAGAGCCCGAGACGGGCGCGAAGCTCTCTCTCACGGGCGACACGAGCTACGACGTCCCCGAGCGCTCCCGCGAGGCGCTCGCCGACCCGGACCTCCTGCTCGCCGACGCCATCGTCCCGGCCTCGCTCTGTGACCACCACCCGATCGGCGGGCGGCACGAGGGCCCTGACGGCGTCCCGCGCACCTTCGGCACGAAGCACATGACTCGCGAGGGCGCGCTCGCGCTCGCCGACGACCTCGACGCCCACCGGACCCGGCTCGTCCACCTCGCGCACTACTACCCGGCCGACGAGGCGTTCGAGGAACCGCTGGCGGTCGACGGCGAGACCTACGAGTTGTAG
- a CDS encoding molybdopterin-dependent oxidoreductase, protein MAATDRLRAALDRLEPPPRAVDWSLFAFVVAEALTGLVSFTVGVPEGWPLFWLHRALGVGIVALLAWKLARVRRRLTDPGLWRRSTALSVLTLVAAVGAIGTGVAWVFGVDVRLSYWTLLSVHVGFGLALVPLVAAHAATRFRLPRRVDFERRRTAVSYFALLAAGGAAYRLQQAANDALDTAGADRRFTGSQPREGAGNAAFPITSWVADDPAPIDRDDYRLTVGGLVSDPAELTVDDLAAGHETEALLDCTSGWYTVQKWGGIRVGDLLDAAGELGDDAAYVRFTSVTGYRWSLPIDEAEDALLATRVGGEPLSHGHGAPARLVAPDRRGFQWVKWVTRVEVRAEYDLGQWVVTLVSGFD, encoded by the coding sequence ATGGCTGCGACGGACCGACTCCGCGCCGCGCTCGACCGGCTGGAGCCGCCGCCGCGGGCGGTCGACTGGTCGCTGTTCGCGTTCGTCGTCGCCGAGGCGCTCACGGGGCTGGTCTCGTTCACGGTCGGCGTTCCCGAGGGCTGGCCGCTGTTCTGGCTCCACCGCGCGCTCGGGGTCGGTATCGTCGCGCTGCTCGCGTGGAAGCTCGCCCGGGTCCGCCGCCGCCTCACGGACCCCGGCCTCTGGAGACGCTCGACCGCGCTCTCCGTCCTCACGCTCGTCGCCGCCGTCGGCGCGATCGGGACCGGCGTCGCGTGGGTGTTCGGCGTCGACGTACGGCTCTCGTACTGGACGCTGCTCTCAGTTCACGTCGGCTTCGGGCTCGCTCTGGTCCCGCTCGTGGCCGCGCACGCGGCGACCCGGTTCCGGCTCCCGCGCCGCGTCGATTTCGAGCGGCGACGGACCGCAGTTAGCTACTTCGCGCTGCTCGCGGCCGGCGGCGCGGCCTACCGGCTTCAGCAGGCCGCGAACGACGCGCTCGACACCGCGGGGGCCGACCGCCGGTTCACCGGCTCACAGCCCCGCGAGGGGGCGGGCAACGCCGCCTTCCCGATCACCTCGTGGGTCGCTGACGACCCCGCCCCGATCGACCGCGACGACTACCGGCTGACGGTCGGGGGGCTCGTCTCCGACCCCGCCGAACTGACGGTCGACGACCTCGCCGCCGGCCACGAGACGGAGGCGCTGCTCGACTGTACGAGCGGCTGGTACACGGTCCAGAAATGGGGCGGGATCCGCGTCGGCGACCTGCTGGACGCGGCCGGCGAACTCGGTGACGACGCGGCCTACGTCCGGTTCACCTCGGTCACGGGCTACCGCTGGAGCCTCCCGATCGACGAAGCCGAGGACGCCCTGCTCGCCACGCGCGTCGGGGGCGAACCGCTCTCGCACGGCCACGGCGCGCCCGCCCGTCTCGTCGCTCCCGACCGGCGCGGCTTCCAGTGGGTGAAGTGGGTGACGCGCGTCGAGGTGCGGGCGGAGTACGACCTCGGCCAGTGGGTCGTGACGCTGGTGAGCGGGTTCGACTGA
- a CDS encoding PIN domain-containing protein: MTLYDSSVLIDYLAGRDAAVEYVELHADERAVAPPLVLFEVYQGEVFKTGETDLDAIDEALTWIDVIEMSAASARAAATLQDELRATGEPLAARDAYIAGVAALRGERLAVADADFDVDGITDRLIVDFV; this comes from the coding sequence GTGACGCTGTACGACAGTAGCGTCCTCATTGACTACCTCGCGGGACGTGACGCTGCGGTCGAATACGTCGAGTTACACGCCGACGAGCGGGCGGTCGCCCCGCCGCTGGTACTGTTCGAGGTGTATCAAGGAGAAGTTTTCAAGACGGGCGAGACGGATCTCGACGCAATCGACGAGGCGTTGACCTGGATCGACGTGATCGAGATGTCGGCGGCGAGCGCTCGGGCGGCGGCGACCCTTCAAGACGAACTGCGAGCGACGGGCGAGCCGCTCGCCGCCCGTGACGCGTACATCGCCGGCGTCGCCGCGCTTCGGGGCGAACGACTCGCAGTGGCCGACGCCGACTTCGACGTGGACGGGATCACGGATCGACTCATCGTCGACTTTGTCTGA
- a CDS encoding acetyl-CoA carboxylase biotin carboxylase subunit, with the protein MFDKVLVANRGEIAVRVMRACAELGVDTVAVYSDADKHGGHVRYADEAYNVGPARAADSYLDGEAVVEAARAADADAIHPGYGFLAENADFAARVEAADGITWIGPESDAMERLGEKTHARRVMDDAGVPIVPGTTEPVTDVEAVTEFGDEYGYPVAIKAEGGGGGRGMKVVESADEAADALESAKREGEAYFSNDSVYLERYLKTPRHVEVQIVADDPDGSVSESDVVHLGERDCSLQRRHQKVIEEGPSPALSDELRERIGEAARRGVAAADYTNAGTVEFLVEEDPDRDPSEPLGPETNFYFLEVNTRIQVEHTVTEELTGIDIVKEQLRVASGEGLSVSQDDVELEGHAIEFRINAENAANDFQPANEGSLETYDPPGGIGVRVDDALRQGDELVTDYDSMIAKLIVWAPDREECLARSKRALAEYDIDGVVTIVPFHRLMLDDQRFVDGTHTTKYLDEELDADLVADAQERWGSETASAGDDDEEVTEREFTVEVNGKRFEVELEERGAPAVPVPESGGGAGGTQRPPQAKSDDGGDDGVDVAEGGESIDAEMQGTILSVDVSEGDEVAAGDVVCVLEAMKMENDVVAERGGTVASVHVGEGDSVDMGDVLIVLE; encoded by the coding sequence ATGTTCGATAAGGTTCTCGTGGCGAACCGCGGCGAGATCGCGGTCCGAGTGATGCGCGCCTGTGCGGAGCTCGGCGTCGACACCGTCGCCGTCTACAGCGACGCCGACAAACACGGCGGCCACGTCCGGTACGCGGACGAGGCGTACAACGTCGGGCCGGCGCGCGCGGCCGACTCGTACCTCGACGGCGAGGCGGTCGTCGAGGCGGCGCGCGCGGCCGACGCCGACGCGATCCACCCAGGCTACGGCTTCCTCGCGGAGAACGCCGACTTCGCGGCCCGCGTCGAAGCGGCCGACGGGATCACGTGGATCGGCCCCGAGAGCGACGCGATGGAGCGCCTCGGAGAGAAGACCCACGCCCGCCGCGTGATGGACGACGCGGGCGTCCCGATCGTCCCCGGGACGACGGAGCCGGTCACCGACGTCGAGGCGGTGACCGAGTTCGGCGACGAGTACGGCTACCCGGTCGCGATCAAAGCCGAGGGCGGCGGCGGCGGGCGCGGCATGAAGGTCGTCGAGAGCGCCGACGAGGCCGCGGACGCGCTCGAATCGGCGAAACGCGAGGGGGAGGCGTACTTCTCGAACGACTCGGTGTACCTCGAACGCTACCTCAAGACCCCCCGCCACGTCGAGGTCCAGATCGTGGCGGACGACCCGGACGGGTCGGTGAGCGAGAGCGACGTGGTCCACCTCGGCGAGCGGGACTGCTCGCTCCAGCGCCGCCACCAGAAGGTGATCGAGGAGGGGCCCTCCCCCGCGCTCTCCGACGAACTGCGCGAGCGGATCGGCGAGGCCGCGCGTCGGGGCGTCGCCGCCGCCGACTACACCAACGCCGGGACGGTCGAGTTCCTCGTCGAGGAGGACCCCGACCGCGACCCGTCGGAGCCGCTCGGCCCGGAGACGAACTTCTACTTCCTCGAAGTCAACACCCGGATCCAGGTCGAACACACCGTCACGGAGGAGCTGACGGGGATCGACATCGTCAAAGAGCAGCTCAGGGTCGCCAGCGGCGAGGGCCTCTCCGTCTCGCAGGACGACGTGGAGCTTGAGGGGCACGCGATCGAGTTCCGGATCAACGCCGAGAACGCGGCGAACGACTTCCAGCCCGCCAACGAGGGGTCGCTGGAGACGTACGACCCGCCGGGCGGGATCGGGGTTCGCGTCGACGACGCGCTCCGGCAGGGCGACGAGCTGGTCACCGACTACGACTCGATGATCGCGAAGCTAATCGTGTGGGCCCCGGACCGCGAGGAGTGTCTCGCGCGGTCGAAGCGCGCGCTCGCCGAGTACGACATCGACGGCGTCGTCACCATCGTCCCCTTCCACCGGCTCATGCTCGACGATCAGCGCTTCGTCGACGGCACGCACACGACGAAGTACCTCGACGAGGAGTTGGACGCCGACCTCGTCGCCGACGCGCAGGAGCGGTGGGGCTCCGAGACGGCGTCCGCGGGCGACGACGACGAGGAGGTGACGGAACGCGAGTTCACCGTCGAGGTGAACGGCAAGCGCTTCGAGGTCGAACTGGAGGAGCGCGGCGCGCCCGCCGTCCCGGTCCCGGAGAGTGGCGGCGGCGCGGGCGGCACCCAGCGCCCGCCGCAGGCGAAATCTGACGACGGCGGCGACGACGGGGTCGACGTCGCCGAGGGCGGCGAGTCGATCGACGCGGAGATGCAGGGGACGATCCTCTCGGTCGACGTGAGCGAGGGCGACGAGGTCGCCGCCGGCGACGTGGTCTGCGTCCTCGAAGCGATGAAGATGGAGAACGACGTGGTCGCCGAGCGCGGCGGCACCGTCGCGAGCGTCCACGTCGGCGAAGGCGACAGCGTCGACATGGGCGATGTCCTGATCGTGCTGGAGTAA
- a CDS encoding DUF7557 family protein has protein sequence MSKSIRVDEETHAALASLKGDDETFDELLTRLLRERRENVRSGAGLWEGTDAAERARAKRREMKRGVDSR, from the coding sequence ATGAGCAAGAGTATCCGCGTCGACGAGGAGACACACGCCGCGCTCGCGTCGCTCAAGGGAGACGACGAGACGTTCGACGAGCTGTTGACGCGGCTGCTCCGCGAACGTCGTGAAAACGTCCGCTCGGGTGCTGGCCTGTGGGAAGGGACCGACGCGGCGGAACGTGCGCGAGCTAAGCGTCGAGAGATGAAACGCGGGGTCGACTCGCGGTGA